The Flammeovirga yaeyamensis genome segment CCCTTCCTTAAAAAATCTTGGTAAGCGCATAAATTTGCACTCGTGATTTTCTAGGTACTCTTCAAGTGTCACCTTAGAATTCGTCATCTTTATATTATATACGTTGGTTTAATTGTCTATTAGTTTGCGTTATTGTATCAAAAAGTTTTTGACTTTAGATACTAACATCAAACTCTAAGTTCCAAAAATACAATTGAAAGTTCGTCCATACGGTATTTTCGGCTTAAAATCATGAAATAATATAAACATAACTTCATTAAAAACACAAAAAAAGAGTAATTGTTCCTCATTTATGTTAAAAAAAAGAACAATTACTCCTAAAAGCTGACGCAAACATAAGTTTACCACTTATTCTTTGGTCTTCATTTTTAATTTAGTTCGTACGTTATCCCATTCAAATACTAAGAACATACTCTTACTTTCTTCTCCTTTGGAAACATCAATTAAGAAGCTTTCAACAGCTTTAGAGAGATGTTCTACAGGTACCTTCACTTTTAATACATCCTGCTCTATAACTCTGCTTGCTTTTCCACCAAAACTCACTCCCCAATCGTTTAACTCTTTATTAAAAATGATGGTCCAATTGTCCGATTCAGGAATTGTCCACAATGTGTATTTCCCTTTAGGTAAAGTCTTTCCATCAATTTCTAAATCTGTACTTGTATTAAACACAGTCGGTTCATTCGCACCTGTTCTCCAAAC includes the following:
- a CDS encoding DUF2911 domain-containing protein, which produces MRKAFLYICLILVCLAIGGFIFKEVMITQTKKHSPQVEEVYKEDGNYITINYSSPYKKGRVIFGNLVPYGHVWRTGANEPTVFNTSTDLEIDGKTLPKGKYTLWTIPESDNWTIIFNKELNDWGVSFGGKASRVIEQDVLKVKVPVEHLSKAVESFLIDVSKGEESKSMFLVFEWDNVRTKLKMKTKE